Proteins from one Malania oleifera isolate guangnan ecotype guangnan chromosome 4, ASM2987363v1, whole genome shotgun sequence genomic window:
- the LOC131153003 gene encoding uncharacterized protein LOC131153003 encodes MTTSKRLSDRKVAKFQKNIMKRGSVSETSTKKGNGYPVGPILLGFFIFVVIGSSLFQIIRTATSGGMA; translated from the exons ACTACCTCAAAGCGCCTTTCAGACCGGAAAGTTGCAAAGTTTCAGAAGAACATCATGAAGAGGGGTTCAGTTTCTGAAACGTCAACGAAGAAAGGAAATGGATACCCAGTTGGGCCGATTTTGcttgggttcttcatcttcgtgGTTATTGGATCAT CTCTGTTCCAGATTATCAGAACAGCAACAAGTGGTGGGATGGCCTGA